The following proteins are co-located in the Microbacterium sp. Clip185 genome:
- the ptsP gene encoding phosphoenolpyruvate--protein phosphotransferase: protein MSTTIPGVGIGLGVAQGPVARMAAPLPAPADEPSTLDVAAETARVREAVAAVARELEQRGATAGGAAQDVLEAQAMMAEDPALESEVDTRLATGATAERAVYDAFASFRDTLVAVGGYLGERAADLDDVAQRVIARLQGVAAPGLPEPGHPYVLVATDLAPADTALLDLDQVLALVTSEGGPTSHTAILAREKGIVAIVGAAGASDLVDDQVVIVDAAAGVVTTDPTEEELRRAQNRADARAAAASAPITAGALSDGTAVPLLANLGNPEGAAEAVALGAEGVGLFRTEFLFLSSANAPTVAQQRESYTRLLSAFRGKKVVVRALDAGADKPLAFLNDAHEENPALGLRGLRALRANEDILREQLTALSEADAAVAASGEPADLWVMAPMVATVEETTYFVELAREFGIKTAGVMVEVPSSALLADRVLKHADFASIGTNDLTQYTLAADRLLGSVAGFQDPWHPAVLGLIGTTGRAGKELGKPVGICGEAAADPLLAVVLVGLGATSLSMAPTALADVRATLLQYSLEDARRIAEAALAADDAASARDAARAAATPAP, encoded by the coding sequence ATGAGCACCACCATTCCCGGAGTCGGTATCGGACTCGGCGTCGCCCAGGGCCCCGTCGCCCGCATGGCCGCGCCGCTTCCCGCACCCGCTGACGAGCCGTCGACCCTCGATGTCGCGGCGGAGACGGCCCGCGTGCGAGAGGCCGTCGCCGCGGTCGCCCGCGAGCTGGAGCAGCGCGGCGCCACCGCCGGCGGAGCCGCACAGGACGTTCTGGAGGCTCAGGCGATGATGGCCGAGGACCCGGCACTGGAGTCCGAGGTCGACACGCGCCTCGCCACCGGCGCCACGGCCGAGCGCGCCGTGTACGACGCCTTCGCGAGCTTCCGCGACACTCTCGTCGCGGTCGGCGGCTACCTCGGCGAGCGCGCCGCGGACCTCGACGACGTCGCCCAGCGCGTGATCGCACGCCTGCAGGGCGTCGCAGCCCCGGGCCTGCCCGAGCCTGGCCACCCCTACGTGCTGGTCGCGACCGACCTCGCCCCCGCCGACACCGCGCTGCTGGATCTCGACCAGGTGCTCGCGCTCGTCACGAGCGAGGGCGGTCCCACCTCGCACACCGCGATCCTGGCCCGTGAGAAGGGCATCGTCGCGATCGTGGGCGCCGCCGGCGCTTCGGACCTCGTGGACGACCAGGTGGTCATCGTGGACGCCGCCGCCGGCGTCGTCACCACCGACCCGACCGAAGAGGAACTGCGTCGCGCGCAGAACCGTGCCGACGCGCGCGCCGCCGCCGCATCCGCCCCGATCACCGCCGGTGCTCTCTCCGACGGCACCGCGGTGCCGCTGCTGGCCAACCTCGGCAACCCGGAGGGCGCTGCCGAGGCCGTCGCGCTGGGCGCAGAAGGCGTCGGCCTGTTCCGCACCGAGTTCCTCTTCCTGAGCTCTGCCAACGCCCCCACGGTCGCGCAGCAGCGGGAGTCGTACACGCGTCTGCTCTCCGCATTCCGCGGCAAGAAGGTCGTCGTGCGCGCCCTGGATGCGGGCGCCGACAAGCCGCTCGCCTTCCTCAACGATGCGCACGAGGAGAACCCGGCGCTGGGGCTGCGTGGCCTGCGCGCCCTCCGCGCGAACGAGGATATCCTGCGCGAGCAGCTCACGGCCCTGAGCGAAGCGGATGCGGCCGTCGCCGCATCCGGGGAGCCCGCCGACCTGTGGGTCATGGCACCGATGGTCGCCACCGTCGAGGAGACGACCTACTTCGTCGAGCTCGCTCGCGAGTTCGGCATCAAGACGGCCGGTGTCATGGTCGAGGTCCCCTCGTCCGCGCTGCTCGCCGACCGGGTGCTCAAGCACGCGGACTTCGCCTCCATCGGAACGAACGACCTGACCCAGTACACGCTGGCCGCCGATCGTCTGCTCGGCTCCGTCGCCGGCTTCCAGGATCCGTGGCACCCCGCGGTTCTGGGACTCATCGGCACGACCGGTCGCGCCGGAAAGGAACTCGGAAAGCCCGTCGGCATCTGCGGCGAGGCGGCAGCCGACCCGCTGCTGGCCGTCGTTCTGGTCGGCCTCGGCGCAACGAGCCTTTCGATGGCCCCGACGGCCCTGGCGGACGTGCGCGCCACCCTCCTGCAGTACAGCCTCGAGGATGCCCGCCGCATCGCCGAGGCCGCCCTGGCAGCCGACGACGCCGCATCCGCGCGCGATGCGGCACGCGCGGCCGCCACCCCCGCCCCGTAA
- a CDS encoding HPr family phosphocarrier protein yields MSLATRTVRIGSSHGLHARPAKLFAQAAKEAGVPVTIAKDSGAATNAASILGVISLGLDYGDYVTLTVDGGDAEAILDRLADLLTTDHDAA; encoded by the coding sequence ATGTCCCTCGCAACCCGTACCGTGCGCATCGGCTCGTCGCACGGCCTGCACGCCCGACCCGCGAAGCTCTTCGCTCAGGCGGCCAAGGAGGCGGGAGTCCCGGTCACGATCGCGAAGGATTCGGGGGCCGCGACGAACGCCGCGAGCATCCTCGGCGTCATCTCGCTGGGACTGGACTACGGCGACTACGTGACCCTGACCGTCGACGGCGGGGATGCGGAGGCCATCCTCGACCGCCTCGCGGACCTGCTGACCACCGACCACGACGCCGCCTGA
- a CDS encoding PTS sugar transporter subunit IIB, producing the protein MRILVVCGAGASSTFVAQRLQRAAVSAGLDLQAEAVPHVALTARIGEAELVLIGPHLTQVADSIREDAARHGVSVIVLPEDIFTDRDGRRTLDLITNQAASLPGPTA; encoded by the coding sequence ATGAGGATCCTGGTGGTGTGCGGCGCTGGTGCGTCGAGCACATTCGTGGCACAGCGGCTGCAGCGAGCGGCGGTGTCCGCCGGGCTCGATCTCCAGGCCGAAGCCGTACCGCACGTCGCGTTGACGGCGCGCATCGGCGAGGCGGAGCTCGTGCTGATCGGACCGCACCTGACGCAGGTGGCGGACAGCATCCGAGAGGATGCGGCGCGCCACGGAGTCTCCGTGATCGTCCTGCCCGAGGACATCTTCACGGATCGAGACGGTCGACGAACGCTCGACCTGATCACGAATCAGGCAGCGTCGCTGCCCGGCCCCACGGCCTGA
- a CDS encoding BglG family transcription antiterminator has translation MTRARQDRVLGILVRERDWITAGTLADLLGVTPRSIRSYVTALNARAAGAVESGPLGYRAGAEAAATLRDHPTDAGTPRDRLHTIVRALLAGDEGIDVFETADRLFVSPATLESDLARVRGLLGGTELVLERSASRARLVGSEAAQRRLLSRLVHDEMDEGAFDLSALRRTLGEESVAPRAFGQFKAELVARLSELGYYVNEFGIADVLMHIAISADRVSLGRALDEAATTPTDAQAAIGRVIDELAREHLGVRLGTGDTIHLATIVLTRIVAPGAADSARTPLDAEVEQVVSEVVAEAASEFLVDILAPEFVQRLSLHVQNLRLRARENAWSRNPLTRSLKSTYPMIFDVAVYIASRLQERLDIPLLDDEIAYIAMHVGGQLERSRRSDNLLTATIVCPGYYELHELLRSSVDRSLGQAIEVVDVETRVDPDWAGIDTDLVLTTIDAPVSGERFVRIQPFLTPSDIERVQAVAGRIRRGRRLARLRAELERYFDAASFVRGLDASNGEEGVIRQLGGMLVERGVIDAGYIERAIEREHLSSTAFTDALAVPHAIGMTAVRTAIAIGIADPPMPWGDSRVQVVALAAFSETDREAFQTVFEQFVEVFSERDSVQRIVRRGTDFSAFLDELVAVIDG, from the coding sequence GTGACGCGAGCGCGACAGGACAGGGTGCTGGGCATCCTGGTCCGCGAGCGCGATTGGATCACCGCCGGCACCCTCGCCGATCTCCTCGGTGTGACGCCGCGCAGCATCCGCAGCTACGTCACCGCGTTGAATGCGCGCGCTGCGGGAGCCGTTGAATCGGGCCCGCTGGGCTACCGTGCCGGTGCCGAGGCAGCCGCCACGTTGCGCGACCATCCGACGGATGCGGGAACTCCCCGTGATCGGCTCCACACGATCGTGCGGGCTCTGCTCGCCGGCGACGAGGGCATCGACGTCTTCGAAACGGCCGACCGTCTCTTCGTCAGCCCGGCGACGCTCGAGTCCGATCTCGCCCGCGTACGAGGCCTCTTGGGCGGCACGGAGCTGGTGCTGGAGCGCTCCGCGTCCCGAGCGCGGCTCGTCGGTTCCGAAGCCGCGCAGCGCAGGCTCCTCAGCCGTCTCGTGCACGACGAGATGGATGAGGGCGCGTTCGACCTCTCCGCGCTGCGACGAACGCTCGGCGAGGAGTCCGTCGCGCCGCGCGCGTTCGGCCAGTTCAAGGCGGAGCTCGTCGCTCGCTTGAGCGAACTGGGCTACTACGTGAACGAGTTCGGAATCGCCGATGTGCTGATGCACATCGCCATCTCGGCCGACCGGGTCTCGCTCGGTCGCGCCCTCGACGAGGCCGCGACGACGCCGACCGACGCGCAGGCGGCGATCGGCAGGGTCATCGACGAGCTCGCGCGGGAGCACCTGGGTGTGCGCCTGGGCACGGGAGACACCATCCACCTCGCGACGATCGTGCTGACGCGCATCGTCGCCCCCGGTGCCGCCGATTCGGCGCGGACACCGCTGGACGCCGAGGTGGAACAGGTGGTGAGCGAGGTGGTGGCGGAGGCCGCATCCGAGTTCCTCGTCGACATCCTCGCGCCCGAGTTCGTGCAGCGTCTGAGCCTTCACGTGCAGAACCTGCGGCTTCGCGCCCGGGAGAACGCGTGGTCGCGCAACCCCCTCACCCGATCGCTGAAGTCGACGTATCCGATGATCTTCGACGTCGCCGTCTACATCGCGAGCCGGCTGCAGGAACGCCTCGATATCCCGCTGCTGGACGACGAGATCGCCTACATCGCGATGCACGTCGGCGGGCAGCTCGAACGAAGCCGTCGCTCCGACAACCTGTTGACCGCCACCATCGTGTGCCCCGGCTACTACGAGCTCCACGAACTGCTGCGCTCGAGCGTGGACCGCTCGCTCGGTCAGGCGATCGAGGTCGTCGACGTCGAGACGCGAGTCGACCCCGACTGGGCAGGGATCGACACCGATCTCGTGCTGACCACGATCGACGCGCCCGTCTCGGGGGAGCGCTTCGTGCGGATCCAGCCGTTCCTGACCCCCAGCGACATCGAGCGTGTCCAGGCCGTCGCCGGCCGCATCCGCCGTGGCCGACGCCTCGCGCGCCTGCGCGCCGAGCTCGAGCGCTACTTCGATGCCGCGTCGTTCGTCCGCGGTCTCGACGCATCGAACGGCGAGGAGGGCGTCATCCGTCAGCTCGGGGGGATGCTCGTGGAGCGCGGCGTCATCGATGCGGGCTACATCGAACGGGCGATCGAGCGCGAGCACCTCTCATCGACCGCGTTCACCGACGCCCTCGCCGTGCCGCACGCGATCGGGATGACCGCGGTGCGCACGGCGATCGCGATCGGCATCGCCGATCCGCCTATGCCCTGGGGGGACTCGCGGGTGCAGGTCGTCGCGCTCGCGGCATTCTCCGAGACCGACCGCGAAGCCTTCCAGACCGTGTTCGAGCAGTTCGTCGAGGTGTTCAGCGAGCGCGACTCCGTGCAGCGCATCGTGCGTCGCGGCACCGACTTCTCCGCCTTCCTCGACGAGCTCGTCGCCGTGATCGACGGCTGA
- a CDS encoding GNAT family N-acetyltransferase: MNSWSDAPLLENAHVRLEQLAPEHADDLAAAVAVDELWRTWYTRIPSPDGMRDEIESRLDRQRAGLVAPWAIVSVRDGRAVGMTTYLNLDEANRRLEIGSTWMGRAAQGIGINPAAKLLLLERAFDVLGCGAVEFRTHWHNHQSRAAIARLGAKQDGVLRNHTVWADGTIRDTVVFSIIDGEWPTVRAALTARLRHR; encoded by the coding sequence GTGAACAGCTGGTCCGACGCGCCGCTGCTCGAGAACGCCCACGTGCGTCTCGAGCAGCTGGCGCCCGAGCACGCGGATGATCTCGCGGCGGCCGTCGCGGTCGACGAGCTCTGGCGCACCTGGTACACCCGCATCCCTTCGCCTGACGGCATGCGGGATGAGATCGAGAGTCGTCTCGATCGGCAGCGCGCAGGGCTCGTCGCGCCGTGGGCGATCGTATCCGTGCGCGACGGCCGTGCGGTCGGCATGACGACGTACCTCAACCTCGACGAGGCCAACCGTCGCCTGGAGATCGGCTCGACCTGGATGGGGCGCGCCGCCCAGGGCATCGGCATCAACCCGGCCGCGAAGCTCCTGCTGCTGGAGCGCGCCTTCGATGTGCTCGGATGCGGCGCGGTCGAGTTCCGTACCCACTGGCACAACCATCAGTCCCGCGCGGCGATCGCCCGACTCGGCGCCAAGCAGGACGGCGTACTGCGCAACCACACGGTGTGGGCCGACGGCACGATACGCGACACCGTCGTCTTCTCGATCATCGACGGCGAGTGGCCGACGGTGCGCGCTGCGCTGACCGCGCGCCTCCGCCACCGCTGA
- a CDS encoding phospho-sugar mutase: protein MNDSLEAARAWLAQDPDPETREELTGILTAADAGDASALAALQDRFGTRLAFGTAGLRGELGAGSNRMNRVLVAQAAAGLAAYLMNTATDGRTPRVVVGYDGRRNSDVFARDSAEIFAGAGLDAVLLPRLLPTPVLAFAVRHLDADAGVMVTASHNPPNDNGYKVYLGGADDGSQIVPPADGEIAAEISRVAAEVSASEIPRSLGYRTASEEVVEAYVSATAAVGPAPAGAEGLRWVYTAMHGVGGEALGRIVAAAGYPEPVQVSAQAEPDGRFPTVAFPNPEEPGAMDLAFQTARDAGAELIIANDPDADRLAVAVPDADADGGWRRLTGNQIGLLLGWRAARKASEAGASGTLACSLVSSPGLQTVAEHYGLGFTATLTGFKWISRAPGLIFGFEEALGYLVNPETVRDKDGISAAVAALELASEARANGRTLQDLLDEFDRTFGFFASDQISVRVQDLSIIGTIMSSLRADPPARIGDVKVKAVEDLSEGSEALPASDVLRYTLKGGSRVIVRPSGTEPKLKAYLDVRGESAADAAERIAALGDGVRALLDARS, encoded by the coding sequence GTGAACGACAGCCTCGAGGCGGCGCGCGCTTGGCTCGCGCAGGACCCCGATCCCGAGACGCGCGAGGAACTCACCGGCATCCTCACCGCCGCGGATGCGGGCGACGCATCCGCTCTCGCCGCACTGCAGGACCGCTTCGGCACCCGCCTCGCCTTCGGCACAGCGGGCCTCCGCGGCGAACTCGGCGCGGGAAGCAACCGCATGAACCGGGTCCTCGTGGCACAGGCCGCCGCTGGCCTTGCCGCCTACCTCATGAACACCGCGACCGACGGGCGCACGCCTCGCGTCGTGGTGGGCTACGACGGGCGACGCAATTCGGACGTCTTCGCGCGCGACTCGGCGGAGATCTTCGCGGGAGCCGGCCTCGACGCCGTGCTGCTGCCCAGACTCCTGCCCACCCCCGTCCTCGCCTTCGCCGTCAGGCATCTGGATGCGGATGCGGGCGTCATGGTCACGGCGAGCCACAACCCGCCGAACGACAACGGCTACAAGGTGTACCTCGGCGGCGCCGACGACGGGTCCCAGATCGTGCCGCCTGCCGACGGCGAGATCGCAGCGGAGATCTCCCGCGTGGCCGCGGAGGTCTCCGCGAGCGAGATCCCCCGCTCGCTGGGGTACCGGACCGCATCCGAGGAGGTCGTCGAGGCTTATGTCTCGGCCACCGCCGCGGTCGGGCCCGCACCGGCCGGAGCCGAAGGGCTGCGCTGGGTCTACACCGCCATGCATGGCGTGGGTGGGGAGGCCCTGGGGCGCATCGTCGCCGCCGCCGGATACCCCGAGCCCGTTCAGGTGTCGGCGCAGGCCGAGCCCGACGGACGCTTCCCGACCGTCGCCTTCCCCAATCCGGAAGAGCCCGGCGCGATGGACCTCGCCTTCCAGACGGCGCGCGACGCGGGTGCGGAGCTCATCATCGCCAACGACCCCGACGCCGACCGTCTCGCGGTGGCCGTACCCGACGCGGATGCGGACGGCGGCTGGCGCCGGCTGACGGGCAACCAGATCGGGCTGCTGCTCGGCTGGCGCGCGGCGCGCAAGGCGTCGGAGGCCGGCGCATCCGGCACGCTCGCCTGTTCGCTCGTCTCCTCCCCGGGATTGCAGACCGTCGCCGAGCACTACGGCTTGGGCTTCACCGCGACCTTGACCGGTTTCAAGTGGATCTCGCGCGCGCCCGGGCTGATCTTCGGTTTCGAAGAGGCGCTCGGATACCTCGTGAACCCCGAGACGGTGCGCGACAAGGACGGCATCTCGGCCGCCGTGGCGGCGCTCGAACTGGCGAGCGAGGCCCGCGCCAACGGCAGGACGCTGCAGGATCTGCTCGACGAGTTCGACCGGACATTCGGCTTCTTCGCGAGCGATCAGATCTCGGTGCGGGTGCAGGATCTCTCCATCATCGGCACGATCATGTCGAGCCTGCGAGCGGATCCTCCCGCGCGCATCGGCGACGTGAAGGTGAAGGCGGTCGAGGACCTCAGCGAGGGGTCCGAGGCGCTGCCCGCGAGCGACGTGCTCCGCTACACCCTCAAGGGCGGCTCGCGCGTGATCGTTCGTCCCTCCGGCACCGAGCCCAAGCTCAAGGCGTACCTCGACGTCCGCGGGGAATCGGCAGCGGATGCCGCTGAGCGCATCGCTGCCCTGGGCGACGGAGTGCGGGCGCTGCTGGACGCCCGTTCGTGA
- a CDS encoding purine-nucleoside phosphorylase, with protein sequence MATTPLNPLDDPAADPFEIARRAADDIARLTGVAQHDIALTLGSGWGKAADLIGETVATIDAPEVTGFSKPALEGHVGTLRSVRTPSGKHVLVIGARTHYYEGHGTRRVVHSVRTAAATGARTMVLTNGAGGIKEHWKPGTPVLISDHINLTADSPLEGATFIDLTDLYSSRLRDLARTVDASLDEGVYCQFRGPQYETPAEVQMAKIIGGHIVGMSTALEAIAARQAGMEVLGFSLITNLAAGISPTPLSHAEVIEAGREAEPVISDLLARVIGQL encoded by the coding sequence ATGGCAACGACCCCCCTCAACCCGCTCGACGACCCGGCAGCCGATCCCTTCGAGATCGCCCGCCGCGCCGCCGACGACATCGCGCGCCTCACCGGCGTCGCCCAGCACGACATCGCCCTCACGCTCGGAAGCGGCTGGGGCAAGGCCGCGGATCTCATCGGTGAGACCGTCGCGACCATCGACGCGCCGGAGGTCACGGGCTTCAGCAAGCCCGCACTGGAGGGTCACGTCGGGACGCTCCGGAGCGTCCGCACGCCCTCGGGCAAGCACGTGCTGGTCATCGGCGCACGCACGCATTACTACGAGGGCCACGGCACCCGACGCGTCGTGCACAGCGTGCGCACGGCCGCCGCGACAGGTGCGCGCACCATGGTGCTCACCAATGGCGCCGGCGGTATCAAGGAGCACTGGAAGCCGGGAACGCCCGTGCTCATCAGCGACCACATCAACCTCACCGCCGACTCCCCGCTCGAGGGCGCGACCTTCATCGACCTCACCGATCTCTACTCCTCGCGCCTGCGCGATCTCGCGCGCACCGTCGATGCGAGCCTGGACGAGGGCGTCTACTGCCAGTTCCGCGGTCCGCAGTACGAGACGCCCGCCGAAGTGCAGATGGCCAAGATCATCGGCGGACACATCGTCGGCATGTCGACCGCTCTCGAGGCGATCGCGGCCCGACAGGCCGGGATGGAGGTGCTGGGCTTCTCGCTCATCACCAACCTGGCCGCGGGAATCTCGCCCACTCCGCTCAGCCACGCCGAGGTCATCGAGGCAGGCCGCGAGGCGGAGCCGGTGATCTCGGACCTTCTCGCCCGCGTGATCGGCCAGCTGTGA
- a CDS encoding NAD(P)H-quinone dehydrogenase produces MSTMSASFESAQRVAIIGGGPGGYEAALAAAQLGAEVTLVERAGVGGSAVITDVVPSKSLIATADAAVAIAGASDLGVQLFAKDGTGKPLQPQVAINLAAVNKRLLSLARQQSDDMRASLVSAGVRIISGHGRLDGPGAVVASTGPGGTDFDRVEADTLVVSVGASPRQLASAKPDGERILTWTQLYDMKTIPEHLIVVGSGVTGAEFASAYMNLGAKVTLVSSRDQVLPGEDADAAAVLEKVFARGGMTLLAKARAERAENTGDGVRVTLADGRTIEGSHCLMAVGSIPNTAGIGLEEAGVETTESGHIRVNRVARTSVPNIYAAGDCTTFVPLASVASMQGRTGIFHALGDVVIPLEQRRIAANIFTAPEIATVGWQEKDIRDGAINGVVCKLPLAANPRAKMMGIKDGFVKIIAREGSGTVIGGTIVGPRASDLIYPIAIAVERRLTVDQVSRVFTVYPSLSGSVTDAMRAMHVIEPATEDED; encoded by the coding sequence ATGAGCACCATGTCTGCGAGCTTCGAGAGCGCCCAGCGCGTCGCGATCATCGGTGGTGGCCCGGGCGGCTACGAGGCGGCGCTGGCGGCGGCGCAGCTCGGGGCCGAGGTGACCCTCGTGGAACGCGCCGGCGTGGGCGGCTCGGCGGTCATCACGGACGTCGTTCCGTCCAAGTCGCTCATCGCCACGGCCGACGCCGCGGTCGCCATCGCTGGAGCGAGCGATCTGGGCGTGCAGCTGTTCGCGAAGGACGGCACCGGCAAGCCCCTTCAGCCGCAGGTGGCGATCAACCTGGCCGCCGTGAACAAGCGCCTCCTCTCGCTCGCCCGCCAGCAGTCCGACGACATGCGCGCCTCGCTCGTTTCCGCGGGCGTCCGCATCATCTCGGGCCACGGCCGCCTCGACGGCCCCGGCGCGGTGGTCGCCTCGACCGGCCCCGGTGGCACGGACTTCGACCGGGTGGAGGCCGACACGCTCGTCGTCTCCGTGGGTGCCTCGCCGCGTCAGCTCGCCAGCGCCAAGCCCGACGGCGAACGCATCCTCACGTGGACCCAGCTCTACGACATGAAGACGATTCCCGAGCACCTCATCGTCGTGGGCTCCGGCGTCACGGGCGCCGAGTTCGCCTCCGCCTACATGAACCTCGGCGCGAAGGTGACGCTCGTCTCCAGCCGCGACCAGGTGCTGCCCGGCGAGGATGCGGATGCCGCGGCGGTGCTCGAGAAGGTTTTCGCGCGCGGGGGGATGACGCTGCTGGCGAAGGCGCGCGCCGAGCGCGCCGAGAACACTGGCGACGGCGTCCGCGTGACCCTCGCCGACGGCCGCACGATCGAGGGCAGCCACTGTCTGATGGCCGTGGGATCCATCCCGAACACGGCGGGCATCGGCCTCGAGGAGGCCGGGGTCGAGACGACCGAGTCGGGCCACATCCGCGTCAACCGTGTCGCGCGCACCTCCGTGCCCAACATCTACGCCGCGGGGGACTGCACGACCTTCGTCCCTCTCGCCTCGGTCGCCTCCATGCAGGGTCGCACCGGGATCTTCCACGCGCTCGGCGATGTCGTCATCCCGCTCGAGCAGCGACGTATCGCCGCCAACATCTTCACCGCGCCCGAGATCGCCACGGTCGGTTGGCAGGAGAAGGACATCCGCGACGGCGCGATCAACGGAGTGGTCTGCAAACTGCCGCTCGCGGCCAACCCGCGGGCGAAGATGATGGGCATCAAGGACGGCTTCGTCAAGATCATCGCGCGCGAGGGCAGCGGAACCGTCATCGGCGGCACGATCGTCGGCCCGCGCGCATCCGATCTCATCTACCCCATCGCCATCGCCGTGGAGCGCCGGCTGACCGTCGACCAGGTGTCGCGCGTGTTCACGGTCTACCCGTCGCTGTCGGGATCCGTGACCGACGCGATGCGCGCGATGCACGTCATCGAGCCGGCCACCGAAGACGAGGACTGA
- a CDS encoding acetyl/propionyl/methylcrotonyl-CoA carboxylase subunit alpha: MPRIAKVLIANRGEIAVRIIRAARDAGIASVAVYSDQDRDALHVRLADEAYALEGTTSAETYLSIEKILSVLRRAGADAVHPGYGFLAENADFARAVIGAGATWIGPSPDAIEALGDKVTARHVAEKVGAPLAPGTPGPVSGADEVVAFAQQYGLPIAIKAAYGGGGRGLKVARELDEVAELFESATREAITAFGRGECFVEKYLDKPRHVETQCLADAAGNVVVISTRDCSLQRRHQKLVEEAPAPFLTEEQNRILYESSKAILREVGYLGAGTCEFLIGADGTISFLEVNTRLQVEHTVSEEVTGIDLVREQFRIAEGELIGYDDPAPIGHSIEFRINGEDPGRGFLPQPGPVKVFKTFGGPGIRLDSGVTAGDVVSGAFDSLLAKLIVTGRDRAEALARARRALDEFEVAGLPTVIPFHRDVVRQPAFTAEDGVFGVYTRWIETEYVNEIPAWDGELSDIAQPEQRHTVVVEVGGKRLEVSLPDRIAAAPAQTGRPAAVPPSRRSHQTTANAGAAGDAVKAPMQATIVKVAVSEGQQVVKGDLVVVLEAMKMEQPIQAHKDGVVGAINAAAGTTVSAGHQLLTIN; encoded by the coding sequence ATGCCTCGCATCGCCAAGGTCCTCATCGCGAACCGCGGCGAGATCGCCGTACGCATCATCCGCGCCGCCCGTGACGCCGGTATCGCCTCCGTCGCGGTCTACTCCGACCAGGACAGGGATGCTCTGCACGTGCGTCTCGCCGACGAGGCGTACGCCCTCGAGGGCACGACGAGCGCCGAGACGTACCTGTCGATCGAGAAGATCCTCTCCGTGCTCCGACGCGCGGGCGCCGACGCCGTCCACCCCGGCTACGGCTTCCTCGCCGAGAACGCCGACTTCGCGCGCGCGGTCATCGGCGCCGGCGCCACCTGGATCGGTCCCTCGCCCGACGCCATCGAGGCGCTCGGAGACAAGGTCACCGCCCGCCACGTCGCCGAGAAGGTCGGAGCGCCGCTCGCGCCGGGAACCCCAGGCCCCGTCTCGGGCGCCGACGAGGTCGTCGCCTTCGCCCAGCAGTACGGACTGCCCATCGCGATCAAGGCCGCCTACGGCGGCGGCGGTCGCGGTCTCAAGGTCGCGCGTGAGCTCGACGAGGTCGCGGAACTCTTCGAATCCGCGACCCGTGAGGCGATCACCGCGTTCGGGCGCGGCGAGTGCTTCGTCGAGAAGTACCTCGACAAGCCGCGCCACGTCGAAACCCAGTGCCTGGCGGATGCCGCCGGCAACGTCGTCGTGATCTCCACGCGCGACTGCTCGCTGCAGCGCCGCCATCAGAAGCTCGTCGAGGAGGCCCCCGCGCCGTTCCTGACCGAGGAGCAGAACCGCATCCTCTACGAGTCCTCCAAGGCCATCCTGCGCGAGGTCGGCTACCTCGGCGCCGGAACCTGCGAGTTCCTCATCGGGGCGGATGGAACGATCTCCTTCCTCGAGGTCAACACGCGCCTGCAGGTGGAGCACACGGTGTCCGAAGAGGTCACCGGCATCGACCTCGTCCGCGAGCAGTTCCGCATCGCCGAGGGCGAGCTGATCGGCTACGACGACCCGGCGCCCATCGGCCACTCGATCGAGTTCCGCATCAACGGCGAAGACCCGGGACGCGGCTTCCTGCCCCAGCCCGGCCCCGTCAAGGTCTTCAAGACCTTCGGCGGCCCCGGCATCCGTCTCGACTCGGGCGTCACCGCGGGCGATGTCGTCTCGGGAGCGTTCGACTCGCTCCTGGCGAAGCTGATCGTGACAGGACGAGACCGCGCGGAGGCGCTCGCACGCGCCCGCCGCGCCCTCGACGAGTTCGAGGTCGCGGGCCTGCCCACCGTCATCCCGTTCCACCGCGACGTCGTGCGTCAGCCGGCCTTCACGGCCGAAGACGGCGTCTTCGGCGTCTACACGCGCTGGATCGAGACCGAGTACGTGAACGAGATCCCCGCGTGGGATGGCGAGCTCAGCGACATCGCGCAGCCCGAGCAGCGACACACGGTCGTGGTCGAGGTCGGCGGCAAGCGTCTCGAAGTGAGTCTTCCCGACCGCATCGCGGCGGCCCCGGCACAGACCGGTCGCCCCGCCGCGGTGCCGCCCTCGCGCCGTTCGCACCAGACGACGGCAAACGCGGGCGCCGCGGGCGATGCGGTCAAGGCGCCGATGCAGGCGACGATCGTCAAGGTCGCGGTCTCGGAGGGCCAGCAGGTCGTCAAGGGAGATCTCGTCGTCGTCCTCGAGGCGATGAAGATGGAGCAGCCCATCCAGGCCCACAAGGACGGCGTGGTCGGGGCGATCAACGCCGCCGCCGGGACCACGGTCTCCGCGGGCCACCAGCTCCTGACCATCAACTGA